From the bacterium genome, one window contains:
- the nikR gene encoding nickel-responsive transcriptional regulator NikR has translation MSELIRFGVSLDKKLLERFDKLIHSQNYTNRSEAIRDLIRESLVKKEWVAGKEIAGTITLVYDHHQRELVNTLMDIQHNFHHLIISTQHIHLDHDNCLEIVVVKGKSDEIENLAHQLKSTRGVKYSSLSLATMGKELV, from the coding sequence ATGAGTGAATTAATTCGGTTTGGAGTTTCTCTGGATAAAAAACTTCTGGAAAGGTTTGATAAACTTATCCATTCCCAAAATTACACCAATCGTTCTGAGGCTATTCGTGATTTGATTCGGGAAAGTTTGGTAAAAAAGGAATGGGTAGCAGGAAAAGAAATTGCAGGAACAATTACCCTTGTTTATGACCATCACCAGCGAGAGCTGGTGAATACCTTAATGGACATCCAACATAATTTTCACCATCTGATTATTTCTACCCAGCATATCCATCTTGACCATGATAATTGTCTGGAGATAGTCGTTGTCAAAGGAAAATCTGATGAAATTGAAAATTTGGCACATCAGTTAAAATCAACAAGAGGTGTAAAATATAGCTCCTTAAGTCTGGCAACTATGGGTAAGGAATTAGTGTAA
- the ruvB gene encoding Holliday junction branch migration DNA helicase RuvB, whose amino-acid sequence MTEERLTIPTLTFEDKEIEQSLRPAEMAEFVGQDKIKENLSIFIQAALKRKESLDHILLYGPPGLGKTTLAYIIAHELGTNIKTTSGPILERPGDLAAILTNLAEQDVLFIDEIHRINRTVEELLYLAMEDFKLDIMIGKGPSARSIKLDLPRFTLVGATTKAGQLTSPLRDRFGVVNRLEFYEEEDMFKIINRSSKILGIEIEEEASWEIAKRSRRTPRVANRLLKRIRDYAEVKGEGKITKQIADIALSAFEIDEIGLDNMDRKIMETLIDKFGGGPVGLNTLTVAVSEDVSTIEDIYEPFLIQIGFLNRTPRGRKATALAYTHLKKGGYLQL is encoded by the coding sequence ATGACCGAAGAACGATTAACTATTCCAACATTAACTTTTGAAGATAAAGAGATTGAACAAAGTCTTCGTCCAGCGGAGATGGCTGAATTTGTTGGGCAGGATAAGATTAAAGAGAATTTGTCTATTTTTATTCAAGCGGCTTTAAAGAGAAAGGAATCTCTTGACCATATCTTGCTCTATGGTCCGCCAGGATTGGGGAAGACGACATTGGCATATATTATTGCTCACGAACTGGGCACAAATATCAAAACGACCTCAGGACCTATTTTAGAAAGACCCGGTGACCTTGCCGCTATCTTGACTAACCTTGCAGAACAAGATGTATTGTTTATTGATGAGATTCATCGAATAAATCGAACCGTAGAAGAATTGCTATATTTAGCTATGGAAGATTTTAAATTAGATATTATGATTGGCAAAGGACCTTCTGCCAGGTCAATAAAACTTGATTTACCCAGATTTACCTTAGTCGGTGCCACAACAAAGGCAGGACAACTAACCTCACCACTTCGGGATAGATTTGGCGTGGTTAATCGCTTAGAATTTTATGAAGAAGAAGATATGTTTAAGATAATCAATCGTTCTTCAAAGATTTTAGGGATTGAAATAGAGGAAGAAGCCAGCTGGGAAATTGCCAAACGCAGTCGGAGAACGCCAAGGGTGGCTAATCGACTCCTGAAAAGAATACGAGACTATGCAGAGGTAAAAGGCGAAGGTAAAATTACCAAACAAATAGCAGATATAGCCCTATCTGCATTTGAAATAGATGAAATAGGTCTGGATAATATGGACCGCAAAATTATGGAGACATTGATTGATAAATTCGGTGGAGGTCCTGTTGGACTTAATACCTTAACCGTGGCGGTAAGCGAGGATGTTTCTACGATTGAAGATATTTATGAGCCATTTCTAATCCAGATTGGTTTCCTCAACCGCACACCACGAGGCAGAAAAGCCACTGCCTTAGCCTACACACATCTTAAAAAGGGAGGATATCTTCAATTGTGA